The window GCTGGATGCGCTTCCTCGCGGCTCCGGAGCAGGAAGCAGCTCGGCTGCCCCACAGTTGCCTGTTGCGAGCAGACACAATTGAGGAGACTTCTGTGGATGCCGACGTGGGAAATCCCACTCTCCTCTTGCACCCCAGCCCGGCCTGGCGGCATCGTTTccgctccccagccccttgcaAGCTGCTCCCTCGGGCCTGCCTTCGCCACAGAGCTCGGCTGCTGAGCTCTCCTGCTCCCCGCAAGGAGAGGTAGGCTCGCTCTCGGCTCCCTGAGGCTGCGtttgaggagcagaggagcttTCGTGTGGCTCCGAGGGCTGTGGCGTAGGCTCCAGAAGGTGATTTGCAGAGTGGCTGCCCCCCAGGCTAGCGCGGATgagaggcaggggctgtgccaggtGCCTggagcgaggaggaggagcgcAGAGGATGAAGATACCCACCTCAGCCTGGCCCAGCAGTCGTGGCCCCGGCACGCAGGGCAGTAGGGCACCTCCCCAAGCTGCATAGCTCGTTTCACCATCACGGCATCCCTGCGCCCATTATCACGGGGTGAGATGGCCTTAATGAATCCCGGCCGCTTTGAAGCTGAGCCCTGGGCTTCGTCCTTGACCCGTGATGACCGCGCTCCCTCCTTGTTGTGGCCAGGGAGGAAGCCAAGGTGCAGAGGCACCCGTCGGGCTGGCACGGCACCCTCCTCGCCTTGCCCTGCTCCtcgcagctccccgggcagaggcagggctggatCCAGCCTGCAGCCATCCGGGAAGGTGCCGAGGCTGGAAGGCAGCGAGTCCTTGGGAGTTGTTAAGGAAACTGCGAAACCTGCCCTTATCAGCCACTGTTTGCTTGCCTTTGTTACCGGCTCAGCACTGACCCCAAAGTGCAAACTCCATGCATTGTCCCCCCAGCACCGAGCTCTTCCCCTCTCAACCCAGCACTAACCCATGCAGGGCAGCGAGAAAACCTCAAGCTCTCGTGGTGTTTTGGCCCTGCTGTGGCTGGGAGCAGGCTTTTCCCTGGTTTCCCCCCTCCCTGGGGAAGCAGAGGCTCAAAGAGGTCCAGCAGTGGCACAAACAGGTGACCTGGTGCCGTGCGTGCGGTGCTCGGGGCTGTTTGTCAGCTTTTAGCTGAGCTGTGGGTGCGCACAGCCGGGCTGTGCCTCCAGGAGAGCGCATTTCTCCGAGGCAGACGGGGAGCAGAGACTTGGAGTCTGCCTGCTGGGTGGCGGGGAGGCAGCGAGCAGGAAACGGGGCCGATCGCCTCGGCCTTGCCTTCTTCCCAGCAGTGCCGGGGGGGATTGATTTTCGTCCGTTTCCTCTCGGACTTGTCAGATGGGAAAGCACCTCGCTGCGAAATTGCCAGCGCCTCCGCCGACAGCTGGCAATGTGCTGAGCGAGCAGCCCGTGGAGCCGCAGAGGGAGGCACGTGGGGGACACGGCGGGGGCGTGCAGGGCTTTGGGGCGTGCAGCCCGCTTTAAAGTGTGCTTGTGGGACACCccgggggctcggggccgcGATTAAGAAGCAATCCGCCCTCTCCTACAGCTTCTCCTTCCCGTCTTCACCTCTGCTCCTCGTGGCTTTTTGGGGTGACCGCGCGCCGAGCCACATCAGGAGGCGATCTGCCGGCACGCTGCCGGACAGGGCTGCTCCCTGGGGCAGCAGGAACGGGGTGCCAGGGCGTTGTGGGGCAGCAAGACACAGATCTAATcgcaaaaccccaaaacagatTGGGCTGCGCCTCGCACAGCAGCTCCTAGCGTTACTCTCCACACTGCTGGAGCAGGTAAGAGCTGTCCCCGAGGAGCAGCACGAGGTGCCTGGCTGCTTGAGCAAGGCCAAGAGATGTACCCAGCACCCGTGTCCCTGAGCCTCACCGGGGCTGCCAGCTGATTTTCGCATTAACGGTGTCCTGCCCCTTCTCCCCGCAGGGTTTTCTTGACTCAGGAGCGGAAACCTGGCTTCCTCCCATTGTGCCTCTTCCTGCTGTGGCCCCCGGGACGACCCCTTTCCCCCAGCATCCCTCCACGGCCCTTGGGACCTCCACGAGGGTGGACCTGGAGATGGCTTCCTTTAGGTTACGCGCTTTATTTTGGAGGTTTCCGCAAATGCGGTTGAGTAGAGCCCTGCGCAAATCTTTCATCCTGCCCTTGGGAGAAAGGGCCttgatttttcccattttccaaCCCACTTCTGGAAAACGGTGCCCTCCTCCTCCCGAGCCAGCTCAGGGCGGCGACGTGAGGCGGGGTGGCCTTCTCTGGAGGTCATCGCTGCCACCTCACGTCTTGAGCGCATCAGCCAGCTCTTGCCTTGTTGTCCCTTCCTTCTGGGGTGACAGCCCGGCTGCCAAAATCCCCGCGGGGCCCCTCTGCCCCGTGACGGCATgtaggggtgggggggaggctTGTGCCTGCGGCGGTGTCACCTTATCTCAGCTTATCTCTGTCCCTCCGATGCTGGCTCTATCTGGGGAGCTCCCTCTCCCTGCGCAGCGGTGACGTCCCCCCCAAACTGCTGCCCTCTCCGGGCACCCTATCTCCTCTCCCGTCCCCAAACCGCCGGCCTCGGAGCCAAGGACAGCTCAGATACTTGTGGGACCAGGACCCGGGGGCTGGGACCACCCTGCCCTTCTGGTAAGCTTCTTGCCGTGACCTTAAAATGCTCTCCCTGGGAGCAAGGAGGGGAACGGCCACTGCCTTGGGGGTGCAGCGTTTGCTGGGATGCTGAGCAGCAGCGCCCATCTCTGCTGTGTGAAGGGCTCTGAGGGTGCCAGGGGCAGCCCATGCCCAGCGTGTTGGGGAGCGGTGTCCAGAGGGAGGGATTTGTGGGCAGCAGTGACCACGCGTGGTGTCAGCGCCGTGCCGCCGGGAGCTGCTGCTTGAGGCAGAGCGAGTGACCTGACGCCGGGCACGTAAAAGGGGCTTAATTGCCAGGTGCAGGGCAGCGCGTGGCTGGCTTGTCAAATTAAGGACGTAAGTGGAGGGTGTGAGAAGAGCCTTCCCGGATGAATTTACGCACCCGGGCGGCTCTACCTGCCGGGGGCCCCCGGGGGAGCCTCTCGGGACTCGGTGAACCCTGCAGATAAGGGGCTtgcagctggctgctgtgcGCGGTTCAAAACACGCCGCAGGGCTGGACGAGATAAGGGCCGGGGCGGCTGCCGGCAGCGGGGACATCCCCTGTGTCTCCTGCTCAGAGCTGTGGGAATCCCGTGTAAGTGCCGCAAACCCGAAGGAGCAGGGCTCAGAGCCCACCTTTCCTTTCCTCGGCATGGGTAGCACGGTGAAGCCGGGTGCAGGCCAGAAGTGGAGGTGTGGAGGAGGCGTCACTGCTGCACGCCGGGCAAAAACCCGCGTGGGGTGAGGGTGCCTGAGCGGGGAGCCTCCCGGGAGCATTTTCTGCCTGCCAGCGCCTCGCGATGTGACGGGCAGCGAGGTGATGGGGAGGCCGAAATGCTTCGCCGAGCTCCCTCctccaggggcaggggcagagcgGCGGTGGGGGCTGCGGTGAGGTGGTTTGCATGTGGAGGCAGGGCTCAGGAAGCACAACAACAAGCGCAGTAGGAAGTGCCACCAGCTCGCTGGTGGAAACGGCGCGTAAAGCACACCGGGAGCAGAAAGCCAGCCACAGGCTGCTGGAGGGGATCGGAGAAGAGGATGCAGAAGAAAAGCCAAACAGAGCTTGCTTGTCCTCTGCCCTCCGGGAGAGCCCGAGCTGTGTCCTTCTGCCAGGGGGCTCAGCGAGCGCCCGAGGAGCCCGGAGGAAGGCTCATAAAGCCAACGTTGGTAACGTTCAGCGACAGGAAAGGGAGGGTGAAGCAGCCAAGCCTCGTGTGCGGCGTGCTCGCTCATCCACTGCTGCCCCAGCCCACCAGAGACCGGGAAGGGGGAAGATGTGACGCTGATTTCTAAGAAAGGCTGGGGGGAACTTCGGGGAAAAGCTggctggggaagctgctgcaTGTCGCGTCCCACCCACCTGCACTGCGACCCGAGAGGCCAACCCAGCCCGTGGGGAGCTGGAAAGTGCTGAGGGTCCTGCATGGGCACCCCGGGTCCCCAAGCTGGGAGAGTGCTTCGGAGGGAGCCTGGGCTCGCGGTGGCCGCACGGCTTGCCAAAACGCACCCAACGAGGTCTTTCAGCCCAGTTTTTCGGGAAGCTGGCGGGGCAAGAGGGAAGGTCCTTGCGTGGCCGGGTAATTGGTTCCAAAACAGGAAGCAGGGCGTAGGAGGCCGTGGTCAGTCCCTGCGGTGGCAGGAGATGGCTGCGTCCAGCTCCGTGCTTTTCCAGCGCCTTCAGGAGCGACCTGGAAAAGGGAGCGAGTGAGCAAGGAGCTGAGGGTTCGCCTGATGCTATCGAATTACGGTGCCTAAAGCACAGAAGAGCATTGCGACACCAGGCAGCTGAAATTCGGTTTAGATAAAAATCAAGTGATGCACGAGGGGGAAATAATAGTCCCAAATCTGCAGAGGAGATTACACGCTGAGCTGGCCGCTCACAGCGAGGCCTGGGGCTGTTTCAGATAGCTCGGTGTGCAGCCAGAGTCACTGAGTGCATCAAGTCGTTAAGAAAGAGCCTTTGTCACTCTTTGCAAGCCACCAGGAGCACCAAAGCAGGAAGGGCTGGTGCCATTGCTCAGATCCATGGCTCATCCACTCGTAATGCGGCCCCCTTACGGCCCCCTCATCTCCGAAAGGCTTCGGGAGAACGAGGGGAAAGAtttggaggaaagcaaagaggagGATCAAAGGCGCAGAGCTGTTGCTGTATGACTAAGTGAGCTagaatttttctgtttggaaaacatGATCGAGGGTGGCTAGGATCCACGCCTGGAAAGTCATGGCTGGCACGAGAAGGGGTCTAAAGTGTGTCCAGGCTTTGGATCCGAGGGCGAGGGAGCCTTGGCGATGCCGTGCGGCGGAGGAGTTCCTTGCCGCGGGACACTGCCCTTGCAAAAAAGGGCTGTTGAGTTGCAGGGGAAGTGGAAAGTTTCACAAAGCGAAACCCTCAGCGAGTTACAAAACACGTACCAAGGCTGTCTGACTGAGGGGCAGCAGTGCTCGGCGGCTGAGAGCGCACGCACGGAGCTGCTCTCCCTGCTCGTGCCGTGCCCCTTGTTGCCTTTGGCCCTCCTAGAGACCCCGTTTCAGGCTGGCCGGGCTCCGTGTCGCGCCGGGGCACCTGCCCTGCGTTTCTGAGGCCTCACGTTCATCCCAGCACCGTGGTGAGGTGCGCCGCCACGCACACTCATGCCTCTTGCAAAATGTGCCAGGTGTGCGCGCAGCTGAAGGCGGGGGCGCGTGGGACAGACACGACTGCAGACGGAGGCACGGCCGCAGCAAGGAAGGGGCACCCCGAGCGTGCGGGTGGCCTGGCTGGGGACGAGATCTCGACGCCTTTCCCATCCTCCAGCTGAGCCGAGGTTTCATGTGACTTGTTTTCACCGGACCTCCGTGCCCGTAGGTAAACTCCGGCGGCCCCAAGTCAGCCTTCCTGCTGGCGCAGGGGGGACAGGACGGAAGAGGGAAGGGGGCGATGGCTGGAGAGGCAGCTGGCCCTGCCCCGTCTTGGCTGCGGGGGCAGGAAGTGCTGACCTTATCCCTGCAAAGCGATCCGGCGCTGGCCGGCGGCAGGAGGATGCCAAGGTGCTCGCCAGAGAGCCTGCCAGCCGCCCCTTGGCTGGGGTGGCAGAAAGGGCTTCTCTTTAACGGGCTGGTGTTTGGGGACGAGGCTCATGGCATCCCCATCCCTCGCCCTGAAATGGCTCCGTGGAGCCGGACGCGCTCTTTGTTTGCTGTTGGCGAAGGCGGCAGGAGCCAAAGGGAAGGGGGTGagtgggaagggaggggtgAGGAAGCCTCCGAAGCGGGTGACAAAGTGCCGCCTGCAGGCGTGGCGCTCCTGCAGTGCCAGTTTTTCTGCAGAGCTTGGGCGTTTCGCTCACATCCCTGCCCTGGGCTGCCAGGCTCGGCCCGACACAATCGGTGTCGCCTAAGCGCGTGCCTGAGCCTTTGTGCCCAGCAAATGGGCAATTAAAATTGTGCTTCCTCTCATTCACGTGTGGTCAAAGGGGATAACTCCTCGCTTGCTGAGCCCGTCCGACTCCTCATCCTGCTCCTTTTGCTCACGCAGCACTTCAGAGGAGATGGGGAGGCCAGGAACAAGAGTCCTTACTCTTGCCCTGCGCCCTCCGTCGCACCGGTGGCCACGGTGAGGTCCCCAGGAGGTGGCAGAGGTTGGAGGTGGGCTCCATCCCTGGCTCATTGTCGTGGGGTTGCTCGCAATCTGCCGTCGGATCGCTCTCGCGTGGTTGCCACCTGTTGCTTGTGTTGCTTTGTTTGACCTCTCGTGTTTACTGGAGGGCCGTTTGGAAGAGTTGGCAGCTGGACGCGTTTCCTGCCGTAATGAGCTCTGACCCGCGCGCCCCTTGGCAGCCACCGgctctttgtggaaaaaaaaaaaaataaataaatgagaaggCGCTTAGCAAAGtgagacagaaaacaaacagagcaggcaggaggctgcGGCTGGGCATCACCCGCTGAGGTCAGGCTCCTGACGCAGGGATGCTGGCGCTCCGCGGACGGAAGCGGGAGGTGTCCGGGAAGGGGCAGCGTCACAGAAGCGTCCCCAAAACCCCgatcccgccccccccccgcatcctCCCTGCCACCGGCAGCCCCATGCCACCTCGTGCACGGTGCCCTTTGCCTGCTGCCTTCTCCTGGGCAGCGGGACCCGGGCTGCCTGCCAGCCCCGGTACCCGACACCTCCGCCACGGGTGCCACCAGAGCCACATGGCCACGTCCCCGTGACATGAGCCGGGGCTGAGCACTCGCCCCCATTAGCAGGAGGAGCACGTGCTGCCTTCAAATAGGCTGGACCCGGGGGTAGGATCAGCAGCTGGGGCTCTGTCCTCCCCAGGTATGTGTGTGCCACTGGTTCCTTGGCTTCTTGGGACACCAGCATGACCCAAGGGAAGCTGGTGGGGTTTGTCTGGGGAAGGGGTGGCTTACTGGGGACCTGCTGGGCgagctggggctctgctgcctgtttTTTGGGGTCAACCAGCCGCCTTGGTGGTGTTTCTGCACATGGGGGGTAGCAGCCACGCTCTCACCCCCCTGCTAATCCAGCGCCAGCCGTGCCCGGAGGCTCCCCTCCCGGTTGCCTTTAAGGCAGGCTGCCCTCGCAAGGACTACAGATCCCGGCATGCTGCTTCCCTGCCAGCCCCCGCGGCCGCCCtggctggcagggtgctgcaggcaggcaggcagggagggatgcTGCAGCAGGACGGGAGGCAGGCgaggccggggggcggcggggggctgagCTCCGGGAGCCCCGCTGCGGACCACGCGCCCCTGGAGAAGCGGCCGGGTGCCCCATGCGCCGCCCCGCCTGGAGAAGGACAAGGCAGGCCTGTGGGGGAACCCTCTCTGCCCCATTGAGAGGGAAAAGGGACGGGGGGCAGTGGATGGGGTTCAGTTTTCCCCCGCAGGGGCTGTACCCACAGCGGTGGGTgccggggaggggaggagggatgcCCTTGGCTCGCTCAGGAATGAACCGTGAGAGCCTTGGGGAAGGGGGGATTGGAAAAAGGGTTGTGGGGGCTGACCCGAGAGGCCACCATGTCCGAAACGTGCCCTGTGTCCTTTGTCCCTCCGCACCCCCGGCGCTGGAAGGATGCGGGGAGGGCGGGGGGAGCGGCCGCAGCCCAGTGCGCATACGCTTCGGGGATTCCTGGGGATtgggggcagagctgcaggctcaCAAATCCCTTAAGAGCCCGCAGCCGAGCGGCAGGCGGCCGGGGTGGAGCAGCGTGGGCATCTGGGGAGGGCAGCCCTCCCGTGGGAGGACAGGCGGTGCCCCCCGAGCAGCGGCACGGAGGTGGCACAGCGCTTGGGCTGCGGGCAGTCCCGAGGAGCCGCTCGGCCAGCGGCACGGCGCCGGGGTGAAAACCTGCAGCGGGAGGCCCCCGCCTGGCCTCACAGCCCCATAAAATCCTCTGTTTGCTTCCCAGGACCCGCGCTGAGCCTCGCTGCGGAAGATGACAGCAAGAGACGGGCCACAGGACAGGTAATGCTGAGCGGGCGCGGGGCGCGCGCAGGGGACCgggacattttggggtgggCAGCACGCAGGGGGGACCCTGGTCCTGCTATTTAGTGGGTTACGGAGCTGTAGGACGCCAAAGGGCCCGTACGGGCTGAGCCCCTGGGGAGTGCTGTGTCTCTGCTGGCCAGCAGTGGTTGTggcagaggctgggagcagcaggatcCCTCCCTGCCCGTGGAGACCGCTCCCTGAGGGGCTCCATcagtttttccacagaaaaatgtttttttcccacaCACCTTGTGCAGGTACAAGGCTGTCTGGCTGATCTTCTTCATCCTTGGGCTGGGAACGCTGCTGCCATGGAATTTCTTCATGACTGCCAGGGAGGTGAGGGCTTGCGGCACCGCGGGGGAGGCAGAAGCGGGGGTGAGGTGGCAGGAGGAGCCctgggctggctgtggggcaggaggggggacAGGGATGGCCTGGGGAGGCACCTCATCCCCTCCTTCCCTGGCAGTATTTCATCGGCCGCCTGGAGGACGCGAAGAACATAAGCCAGCTCGGGAATCAGAGCACTGGGGCTGCCTTGTCCCACTCCTACCTGCACTCCATGTTTGACAACTTCATGACTCTCTGCGCCATGGTGCCCCTCCTCGTCTTCATGTGCCTCAACTCCTTCATCCACCAGCGGTGAGCACGGCCCCATCCTTGCCCCCGCCAGCCCCCTCCAGGGCCAAACTGCTGGGTTTTGGCTGGGACACCCCGGGGAGAGCTTTCAGGCCTCCAGGAGCTGGGCTTTCCTCACTCGAGGCCCTCTCTTGCAGGATTCCCCAGCAGATCCGCatcctgggcagcctggtggCCATCGGGCTGGTGTTCTTGATCACCGCCGTCATGGTGAAGGTCGCCATGGAGCCGCTGCCCTTCTTCATCTTCACCATGATCAGCATCGTCTTCATCAACTGTGAGCGAGGCCGCGGGGCTGGGACCGGGCTCTGTGGGAAGGATGAGGACCCTCCGTGGCCCTGCGGGGGCTCCCCACAGAAGCACAGCGTACCCTCGCCTTTGGTTTCTCACTCCTGCTTCTCGTTTTTCCCCTCGCAGCCTTCGGGGCCATCCTCCAGAGCAGCCTCTTCGGCCTGGCGGGGCTCCTGCCCGCCAACTACACGGCTCCCATCATGAGCGGGCAGGGCTTGGCGGGCATCTTCGCCGCCTTGGCCATGATCTTCAGCATCGCCAGTGAGTAACCCCTGCCCTGTGGCCCTGCGGGtcagcagggtgctgctggctcctcatcctcatcctttTCTCCCCGTCCCTTCCCCAGTTGGCGCTCAGCAGCCAGAGAGCTACATTGGTTACTTCACCACGGCGTGCGTGGCCATCCTGCTGGCAATCTTCTCCTACATCCTCCTGCCCCGCACGGTAAGGCTTCGTCTGCTTGGTGGGGAACCTCGGCCCCATAGCACCCCTGCCTTGGTTCCTGCCAGCCTCCACCTCCTGGGGCACCTCCCCGTGGCACTTCCCACCTCAGATACCCTGGGGCTGCGTGGAAATGAGCCCCAGacacaagaggaagaaaaacttgGCCCATCTGGCACGATCTGCTGTTACCTCCCGGCCCCAGGTGCCGGTTCCCTGGCAGGCTTCTTTCTTCATGCCTGACCGAGCTCCCTGGCTGTGTCTCTGCAGGATTTCTTCAGGTACTACTCCATGAAGGACAAGACGGAGTACCACGTGTACAACGCGGAGCTGGAGACCAAGAGAGACCTGATTAAGAAAGGTGAGGGGCTGCGAGGAAAGACGAGGCAGGGCTAAaccagggctgtgctgtgtggggTCTGCCATGCCCTATTTTTGTCTCTCCCCGCAGATGAGCTCAACGGGATGGAGCAGAATAACTCAAAGATCATCCCCGTCCACAGCCCTGACGAGAAGTCCTCGGTCATCTCCATTTTTAAGAAGGTCTGcgagctgccagcagcccctgccctgcccctcgTGTCAGGAGACGGGCGCAGGGCATGGAAAAAgagagcagcccagcagcaccaacCTCTTTCTTTCATCTCCCCAGCTCTGGCTCATGGCTGTGTCTGTCTGTGCAGTCTTCACTGTCACCATCGGGGTCTTCCCTGCCATCACAGCTAAGGTGCACACCAGCCTCGGAGAGGAAAACGAGTGGGGTAAGCGTGGCCGGGCTGGGAGGGAAGCGGCAGCAAGTTAAATGCCAGGAAGGGCAGTGGGGCTTGTGGAGGGGGGCACCCCGGGCACCACTgatctgctcctcctcctcctcctcctgcagggctCTACTTCATCCCCGTCTcctgcttcctgatgttcaacGTCTTCGACTGGGCAGGACGGAGCCTCACTGCCCTCTTCACGTGGGTAAGCTCTCCATCACCCCGTGCCCACAGcctgggggaggaaggaggcacagagctgcctcctgccctggctggAGGTCCAAAGTAGAAATTTACGGGTTAGAAGCAAAAGCCACAGCGTTGtcctgccctcctcccaccccctctcgCAGCGGGGCTTGGATGAAGCTGTCTCCTCCGTTTCCAGCCTCTTTGTAAACAACCCTGCGCTCCAGCTATGCAAACAGCCGGGCAGGATGGCGGCGGTGGAAGAGGGTGAAAGGCAGGGCAGCCCAAAATAAAACCTCTGGCCCCCGCGCGGGGTGCAGCTGCTTTAAAGAGCCCGGTCCTGGGAGcggagcagagccctgcaggtCCCCCCTGAGCTCTCCTCTCCTGGTGCCGGGGTTGAGCGGTGGGCGAGGAGGGGGCTGTCCTGCCTGCGTCCACCTCCCAAGTGCCGTTTCCCTTGCACGGTTTGGGCTGTTTGTTTGGAGAAGCTCCTCACAGCCTGGAGCTGCTTCTCCTTGGAGCTGCCTGGGCTGTGGCGGTGGGATGAGCCAGCAGGAGCCGTTTCCAAAACAGAGCTGTGTGGAAAGTCTGACTGACTGTGGTTTTGGGCCCCGCTTCCCTGGCTGGGGccctcctctctgctctgcaaaCAAAGCAGGCAGCTGCTCTTGCTGTTTGCCCGCGGGCACAACAGTTGGTATAGCACCCACCACGTTCAGGAAACATCCCTCAGCTGCACCAGCCCCAGAGTGCTGCCACCTCCAGGGTCTGCTCCGACCCCAGAGCATGAAGTCCTCTCCAGCTCGGTGTggctcctctgcagcccttgCTGCTGTGCCAGCCACCTCGGAGCTGCTCAGCGCCCCGTGTTTCTCCCCCAGCCCGGCAAGgacagctgcctcctgccagtGCTGGTGTTCCTCCGCGTCGTCTTCATCCCCCTGTTCATGCTGTGCAACGTGCAGCCCCGGCACTACCTGCCCGTCTTCTTCTCCCATGACGCCTGGTACATCATCTTCATGATCTTCTTCTCCATCTCCAACGGCTACCTGGCCAGCCTCTGCATGTGCTTTGGGCCCAAGTGAGTACgagctggggatgggggaagaGCCGGTTACAGCAGTGGGTGCCCCGTGCGCTCTGCCTCTCCTACCAGCCCGGGGTTTGGAGGTAGATGCTCGGAGCGAGGCAGGATTTGTTCTTGCTGGCCTCCTGCCGTGGAGGagcacagcctctgcctccTCGGTGGCCTCCTCTCAGCAGAGACGATGCCAGGGCACGGGGCATGCGTCCTGGGAAGGGGTCTGACAcgtgttttcatgttttctccccTAGGAAAGTGCTGGCCCACGAAGCAGAGACAGCCGGCGCGGTCATGGCCTTCTTCCTGGCGCTGGGCTTGGCCCTCGGAGCCGCCGTCTCCTTCCTGTTCCAAATCCTCATCTAGCAGAGGCACCCCGAGGGTGCAGGGACACCGCCACGGCTccgcatcctcctcctcctcctccgaggCCCTGGCCACCTGAGCGCTGCGGGGACAGAGCACCCCGCGCCTGCCCCTCGCCACGGCAGACGTGACACCGGGGGACGGTTCCACTCCTCCAGGGCTGGCCTGGCTCCTGCCACGCTCGGCCGTGCGCTGCCTTCAGGCCTCCGTGCCTTCGCCCCCCCCGTGCTGCGTGTAAGACTCTGGGACCTCAGCCGAGGTCCTGCTGCCTCCCGTGCCATGTAACTCCCCCAGCCTGACCCCGACAGCCGTGCTAAGCCTCCTGCACCTGTGCCAGGCGGCCTGGAAGGCTGGCACCCAGTGTTACcgcccctcctgcccccacgcctcgcctcctgccccgctccctgccTTGCTGCCCTCCCCACACACCCTGCACCCCCTTTCCAGCTCCCCCCGTGTACCACGCACCAGGTCCCCCCTGCAgagagggcagggggcagctccccgcccCGTGACTCTCCGTGTACCCGTTTTCTATAAAAAAGACCAAAATCTGTGTCCGTCTGCATCACTGCGGGGGCTTTCCTCTACAGCACCCAGcgctggggggggctgcgagCACCCCGAGCGCCCCCTGCCGACCCGGAGCCCCCCCTTACAGGGCCACAACCCCCCAGCCCGCCCCACATCGTGCCCGAGCCCCTCGCAGCCCCACGGGGGAGCCGAGCGCCCGCAGCAGCGAGACCCGACCGCCCCCCACGGCCGCCCGCGGCCGTCTGAAGGGCTCTGCGAGAGCCGCGCTGCTCTTATTCCGCCGCTGTGCTCCTCCGCCGCCGTCCGCGGGAAGTAGTCCCTCGCCCCCCGCCGGCTCGCCGCTGTTAAACAGGCACTGGGGG is drawn from Anas platyrhynchos isolate ZD024472 breed Pekin duck chromosome 3, IASCAAS_PekinDuck_T2T, whole genome shotgun sequence and contains these coding sequences:
- the SLC29A1 gene encoding equilibrative nucleoside transporter 1, which codes for MTARDGPQDRYKAVWLIFFILGLGTLLPWNFFMTAREYFIGRLEDAKNISQLGNQSTGAALSHSYLHSMFDNFMTLCAMVPLLVFMCLNSFIHQRIPQQIRILGSLVAIGLVFLITAVMVKVAMEPLPFFIFTMISIVFINSFGAILQSSLFGLAGLLPANYTAPIMSGQGLAGIFAALAMIFSIAIGAQQPESYIGYFTTACVAILLAIFSYILLPRTDFFRYYSMKDKTEYHVYNAELETKRDLIKKDELNGMEQNNSKIIPVHSPDEKSSVISIFKKLWLMAVSVCAVFTVTIGVFPAITAKVHTSLGEENEWGLYFIPVSCFLMFNVFDWAGRSLTALFTWPGKDSCLLPVLVFLRVVFIPLFMLCNVQPRHYLPVFFSHDAWYIIFMIFFSISNGYLASLCMCFGPKKVLAHEAETAGAVMAFFLALGLALGAAVSFLFQILI